The sequence below is a genomic window from Blastopirellula retiformator.
GATGATCAGCTCGGTCACCGAGTTCGACGTGGTTGGGCTGATGGGGATCGAGGTCTTCGGCTTCGATTGGAACATGGACCCGTTGGCCAACTCCGACTACGTCGTCAGCTGGCAGACGAGCGAGGACGGCTTGTACGACAAGGTGGTGTTGCGGGACGACATCTATTGGTCGGACGGCAAAAAGTTCACCGCCCAGGACGTGATGTTCTCGTTTCAGGTGATCATGGATCCGGCGTCGCAGGTTCCGGCCGTGAAGCAGGGAACCGATCGGATTCGCTGGGTGCAGGCCTACGATGACAACACGATCGTCTACTTCCATCGCGAGTCGACTCCGGTCAACGTCTGGAACATCAACTTCCCCGTGATTCCGAAGCACATCTACGAAGAGACGATCAAAGAAGATCCAACGATGCGGCTGAGCAAGGCGCACGCCGACCTGGAAGAGAACCCGGTCTGCGGCGGTCCTTACATGCTGGTCAAGCATGATCGCGGGCAGGAAATCGTCTTGGAACGCCGCGAAGACTTCTACATGGTCGACGGCAAGCAGGTGCGTAATAAGCCTTACTTCAAGACGATCCGCTTCCGCATTATCGAAGACCCGAATACTGCAATCCTGGCGCTGAAAACCGGTTCGATCGAGGAAATGGCGATTCCCGCCAATTTGTGGTCGACGCAAGCGGCGGATGAAAAGTTCTATGAGCACAACACGAAAGCGACCGACACCGAATGGGTCAGCTTTCATATTTGTTGGAATGTGAAGTCGGTCTTCTTTGAAGACAAACGCGTTCGCCAGGCGATGTCGTACTCGTTTCATCACGAGGAAATGCTGAACAAGCTGTTTGGGGGACTCTATGAGCCGGCCGCTGGTCCGTTTCATCCCACCTCTTGGATGGCGCCGAAGCCGTTTCCGGAACCTTACAAACAAGACTTGGACAAGGCGGAAGAGCTGTTGGACGAGGCTGGCTGGGTCGACACCGATCTGGACGGTATCCGCGACAAGAAGATCAACGGCAAGAAGGTCCGCTTTGAGTTCTCGGTCGTCTGCCCGCCGAATCCGCTGCTGGAGCGCGTTTGCAAACTGCTGAAGCGCGATCTGGGCAAGATCGGCGTCGCCTGCAACATCAAGATGGTCGAGTTCACGGCGCTCCAGCAGTTGAACCTGGATCATAACTTTGAGGCCTCGGTCAGCGGCTGGGGAACGAGCACCGATCCCTACTCGACCGAGAACATCTTCGGAACGAAAGAAGGTCGTAACTACGGCCAGTACTCCAACCCCGAAGTTGACGATCTGTTTGAGCAAGGTCTGCGCGAGTTCGACAAAGAGAAACGCGCAAAAATCTACGGCAAGGTGCACGAGATCCTGTACGAAGATCAGGTCTACACCTGGCTCTTCTATCGCAACTCGTTCTACGGTTTCAACAAGAAGCTCCGCGGTTATCGCTTTAGTCCCCGCGGACCCTACAACTACAGCCCCGGGTTTAGCGGCATTTGGGCCGCCGAGTAGGACGTAGTTTCTGGCCAGCGAAACCGAAGTAGCTTTTACTTATGCTTATTTACATCGTTCGACGTCTGTTTATCAGCGTCATCACGTTGGTTTTGATTACGGGCTGCATCTACGGATTGATCCGTGCGATGCCCGGTTCGCCGTTGACGGCGCTATTGGCTGGCGGGGGCGAAGCCTCTGACAAGTCGATCAGCACGCAACAGTACGAGCGGATGAAGGAGCAGTTCGGTCTGAACAAGCACTGGACGCTGGGTTACTTTGACTGGCTCGGCGGGGTGCTCAAGGGAGACCTGCAAAACGCGCTTTCGCGACCCGGCTCGGTCGCCAAGCTGATTGGGGACCGAATCGCGGCGACGTTGTTGCTGTCGGTGACGTCGCTCATTTTGGCGTATCTGCTTTCGATCCCACTCGGCCTTTATTCGACCGCGCGAAACGGAACCATACCGGAGCGCGGGACGAATTTGGTCCTGTACATGCTTTACTCGCTTCCCGTCTTCGTTGCGGCGCTTTACCTGCAGATTCTGTTCCACGTGAAGCTGGAGTGGTTGCCGCTGTACGGGGTGACCAGTTCCAACTACGCCGAGCTGTCGCTGTGGGGGAAAGCGTGGGACTTGTTCTTGCACTGCGTCCTGCCGGTGACTTGTTTTACCTACACCTCGCTGGCCTATTACACGCGGTTCATTAAGGCCAACATGCTGGAAGTGGTGCAGCAGGATTACATTCGCACGGCGAAGGCGAAAGGGGTCGGCCCCTTCAAGATTTTGACGGTCCACGCGTTTCGCAATTCGTTGATTCCGTTCGTCACGCTGATCGGCCTGACGTTGCCGGCGCTATTCAGCGGCGCGATCATCATTGAAAAGATCTTCAGCTGGCCGGGCATGGGCGCCCTGTTTCTGGATGCGATCAGTCAGCGCGATTATCCGCTGGTGATGGGGCTCGTCCTGTTGTTCTCTTCACTGACCTTGCTGGGCCAGTTGCTCGCCGACATTTTGTATGGCGTTGTGGATCCGCGAATCTCTTATTCCTAGACGCAGTTAAACATGTCGAGCGAACCGGCTCCTAACTCACCGACCAAAGAGCGCGAATCTTACGGTTTCTGGCGCGAGTCTTGGCGAAACTTTCGGAAGCGTCCGCAAGCGATGGCGGCGCTCGCCTTTGTCGGCTTCTTGGCGCTGGTCGCATTGACCGCGCCGATGATCGTCGGCACGCGTCCGATCGTCTGCGAGTACAAAGGGGAAATCCACTTTCCTTGCACGTACTACTACTACCGCATCCTCGGCCTGAACTCGATGGCCTTCAAGATCGAGGCGGTCTTCACCCAAGACAAGTTTCGCGGCGTCTATCCAGGCAACCTGAAAGAGAAAGATCCCGATAGCTGGGCGATCTGGCCGCTGGTCTACCAAGATCCCTATCGGGCGATCGAAGAAGGCGAATGGCCCGATCAGCCCGAGAATCCCTATGGAGGCGCTGGTCAGCCGAATTCGTTCAACCTGTTGGGGACGAACCTCGACGGCGTCGACGTCTTCGCTCAGATGGTCCATGCGACGCAGATCTCGCTGCTGGTCGGGATCGTGTCGATGGGAATCGCTGCGACGATCGGCATCGTCGTTGGCGCCTTGGCCGGCTTTTACG
It includes:
- a CDS encoding ABC transporter permease, producing the protein MSSEPAPNSPTKERESYGFWRESWRNFRKRPQAMAALAFVGFLALVALTAPMIVGTRPIVCEYKGEIHFPCTYYYYRILGLNSMAFKIEAVFTQDKFRGVYPGNLKEKDPDSWAIWPLVYQDPYRAIEEGEWPDQPENPYGGAGQPNSFNLLGTNLDGVDVFAQMVHATQISLLVGIVSMGIAATIGIVVGALAGFYGGWVDIILSRVIEMVMCLPTLVLILAVRSILDDITIWHLMVLIGITGWTSVARLTRGEFMKIREIEYVSAARSLGAGQFRLMFVHILRNALAPILVPISFGIASAILTEGALSFLGFGAPPPNPSWGTLLKEGSANIQSMWWLVLFPGLAIFFTVLAYNLIGEGVQEATDPRTREGA
- a CDS encoding peptide-binding protein, which encodes MNWRFLPGFLIVACLLLAGVSGCGGSGGETTTTEQPTTSGSGEGETTTETEEPEEAETLLEPYDAPTLEELDEKVKWVDQPVVDPIEQLKKELEKEPALTDAETALSLKNDFPPNKENNEKILSALGRQPLSEDEVNYDATIVRHVGGDAKSTNPLMISSVTEFDVVGLMGIEVFGFDWNMDPLANSDYVVSWQTSEDGLYDKVVLRDDIYWSDGKKFTAQDVMFSFQVIMDPASQVPAVKQGTDRIRWVQAYDDNTIVYFHRESTPVNVWNINFPVIPKHIYEETIKEDPTMRLSKAHADLEENPVCGGPYMLVKHDRGQEIVLERREDFYMVDGKQVRNKPYFKTIRFRIIEDPNTAILALKTGSIEEMAIPANLWSTQAADEKFYEHNTKATDTEWVSFHICWNVKSVFFEDKRVRQAMSYSFHHEEMLNKLFGGLYEPAAGPFHPTSWMAPKPFPEPYKQDLDKAEELLDEAGWVDTDLDGIRDKKINGKKVRFEFSVVCPPNPLLERVCKLLKRDLGKIGVACNIKMVEFTALQQLNLDHNFEASVSGWGTSTDPYSTENIFGTKEGRNYGQYSNPEVDDLFEQGLREFDKEKRAKIYGKVHEILYEDQVYTWLFYRNSFYGFNKKLRGYRFSPRGPYNYSPGFSGIWAAE
- a CDS encoding ABC transporter permease gives rise to the protein MLIYIVRRLFISVITLVLITGCIYGLIRAMPGSPLTALLAGGGEASDKSISTQQYERMKEQFGLNKHWTLGYFDWLGGVLKGDLQNALSRPGSVAKLIGDRIAATLLLSVTSLILAYLLSIPLGLYSTARNGTIPERGTNLVLYMLYSLPVFVAALYLQILFHVKLEWLPLYGVTSSNYAELSLWGKAWDLFLHCVLPVTCFTYTSLAYYTRFIKANMLEVVQQDYIRTAKAKGVGPFKILTVHAFRNSLIPFVTLIGLTLPALFSGAIIIEKIFSWPGMGALFLDAISQRDYPLVMGLVLLFSSLTLLGQLLADILYGVVDPRISYS